TTTGGTTTCGGATTAATCATTGGTACTGATAAGACCTATAGCAATTTTTAAAACAGTAAATCTTATTCTATTAAAATGAGAATATAAGATCCATTGAGCCTATCCACCTCAGCAAATTAAATCAGCCaatgaaatatgatttttttgccATGTCACTATTTATTGAATCCAATAAAATACTTCATCTTCATTGTTCTTATTGAAGTCTCTGAAATTGCCATTATCCTACATTTAAGAACCTCAATTTCTTAAAACTTAATTCCCTTCGTTGATCCTTGCAAGATGAGAGACGATGACGTTTCAACTTCCGTTGTTTCTCTCTTTATAACTCTTTCGCTGAATCCTAGCCAAATGTATCACTTCTTATAATTTGAAATCCTGCTAAATTTTAGATGTAATATTTAGTTTACAAAACGAAATAAAATAACCATACACTACATTCTCATCTTTATTGTGTTAATCATGTTATTCTTTTTTGGTTTCGTACGATGGAAACCTATTTTACAACACATAATCCATGATACatttgagaaaataaaataaaaacttaagcccttttcaaaaataaaaaataaaaatagaaaactctGTACTACAAAATATATGCAGAACATAGTAAAAAGCATTCGGTTTAAATGTCTCAGACAAgaatatattctaaatttacactaaatacaaacaaaaatatacatacaaaAATGACAAGTTTTACCAAATTATATCATATCATTCGCGTGTAAATGCCCACGTAGTATATGGAATAATATGTTCAAATAATAGAAAAATTGTCAGATCACAATGATCCAAATAACAGATAACTAATAGATAAATATGCAAagttatacattttaaaattacaagTAACACGTAAAATTGTAGGACAAAACAATTGagttcaataaataaaattacataaaattaacgaatttttaaaaataaatgcaaaaaacaatacaaaatataaaccgcgcgtagcgcggttaaagaATCTagtcatatttaatttttacatgACATTGTATTCTAAACAGTAAATATTGTACGTTTTTTTCATAACGGTAAAAAGCTGAAGcattaaacataattttcaaataacagTTGACTTAGACAACACGTTTTAGTCAATCTCTTTTAAAGGGATGAACGTAGTTAGTTGGGGGCAAGTAAAGACTAAGACGACGACTCTCTTCACCAAGTATAAAACATCTCCGTATATCCTCCTAATTAAAaggatttgatttttaatgtcTGAATGATATGGTTTTTAATCGTTTACTCACGTCGTGTAGTTTATCATTTTGAAAAGTAGTGATCATTTCAAATTTACAACAATAACTACATGTTACAGGTTACATATATAGCAGACTGAGTTACATAATTAGAcacttttctctttttctttaccCAATAAGATACTTATTGCTTGAAGCACACAAATGCTGGTTTCGATGCTGATTTCAGACAATTATACCCTTGGTCATTTAGTAAACTAGTTGGACTTTGGTAGGGAAACCAAAATTGGTAAGTAGCCTCTTTTGTTAGTATAATTTAGACATTAAATATTGTTTGGTTTATAGGTAAGTGAGATTGATTATTAACTACACgattttatactattttttttatctaaggGTGGTTATTGCTTCTTTGTTTTTGAACAAAAGAGACTCTTGCGGAGGATGATAGAAGatgtattaatttaattttctttttctatttgttttattgttattattcaTTGACCTCTCTatctttatttgtttgtattttaaattaaaaaaatacataaataaatatgattgcTATAATCAATTGTAATTTCTTTGTTTCTACATTTTAAcattcattttaatatattttaataattaacatGACAAATGATGAACAAAATGTCTTGTGAGTGGATTTGGACACATAATTAGGCTGATTGCAAAAGACAAGTAAAAAATTGTACACTAGAGTCTAAGAATGGTTGCGCCTAGCAAAAACCGGTTGAGGCTACAAAAGAAAGTTTTAGTACATACGTTACAAAAGTGAACAAGAGGTAAAAGAGATTGTTAATCAGCACCTAAAAAGTAACTTGATCAAGACAGCTGAGATCACTATGTGCGTCTTGTTCGGGTATTGCGGAAAGAGCCTCTATGGATGTGGTTGTTTGGGATTTGTGAGGAGTGGTTGGTGCTATTGTggacggggggggggggggggggggggggggggggggtttgtgGATGTGGTTATCAGCAAAAGAACGAGGTGTAGATGTGGCTGCTAGGGGTATGGGAAGTGTGGAAGTTGGGGTTGGGGTCAGGAGAGAGGTAGTACTCAGAGTCGTGCGAGTATGTAAAGCCATTTTCCATTTCCATGTTTGAGTACTCCAGCCAtaagagcttcttcttctttcagtGTCCACTTATGCTTTGGGGCTCCCATTTTCACAGCTTTTCCTCTGTCAAGAGATGAAACAATCACAAAATGAATACTTTAGAAACATGAAATTAAGATGTAGAAGAGACGGTTAAGAGAATTCAACTTCTTCGATTTTATTAATGACTTAGATAATCAACAGAAAACACACACACCAAACATGCAAACacacttacaaaaaaaaattacatttgctcaaaatataaaaccaataGTGTTGCCGTTTACATATCTAAATCCAAATATgaaatatcattaaaaattaaatctgaTCCacaaaagattcaaactttgaaTAGCCAGATGatgaaaataacataaaataagtatgaatctcaaaataaatcaaatttcaaaataaaaactgaGATAAGAAAGAGAGATATGTTACTGTCAGATGCAGAGTTCTTGAGTTGTTCAAGAGTAGAGATACTTACAGATCAGATGGGGAAAGCTTGCCACGTTCTCTCTGGATGAGACCACACTTGACTCTGCTTTCCACAGAAGATAACGAACACTGCCGACCATCCACGAAGATCTTGAGCTCGGAATTCATGGCGGTctctgatatatggtgtttttggcatcttgtatatatgttttctaattggttttcaagtctttatcgagtcttcctagtccttttcgaatcattacaggtctggagttgcattggatgggagataaACCAGTTGGAGGAAAAGAAGAGAATAAATAGTGCAATTTGGAGTTTTTCACGCAGAGCAGTCGTGCGGAGCAGTCTGACATGCCTGTTCCAGccgcagagatttttaaggaagttttcaaatatttcgggattttACCTAGAGCTTCCCCCTTTTACTCCTTGGCCGCCACAGACCTGCATACATATCGTTTTTTATTATTCTAGACATTCTAAGCTATTTTTTAGAAagattttagagagagaaaacttgTACTCTTGTTAAGGGAGAAAAATCTATACATCCtttggagaagatttctaaaccctctttgctttttattattgattcagatatgttttctttcatctgttatctctatattttctctgtccatggctgagtaatccacttgcttagtctagggtgttagggtgttagattcgtgagttaaacatagataagtgaatcccttgattgtcttcattcataactattcttaatgcttgcattaaactggccgcttaatgttagatcctaggtttaacATGTTCATTAATCGTTTAATAGGTTGgtagatctgttatgaatgagcattgcatccctagtcagcgagagtagatattagggtgtattgTGAACATATCAGACTTGATTTCTAAAGCTTGCTAGcgcgtcttgatccaaacgagagtttaggcatcaagaccgacttgcaaaggaatcaataccacgagagtgggttgattcaacctgagtgatccgagttctagatttactcttaattgaacttgaataattgtttggcacacacttgtttaacacccgatcaaaccaccctaggctagcatttttaatcatctgaaaaacCTTAAATCGTTCTcttacttgcttgttacgaaaTTAACTTTAAAACCCCCGTATGGTTTTagcttgatatatatatatatatatatatttttaatgaatgtaaaattttattcaatcaaAACATATTTACATCAACTGCTTCTATTGTTAATATGTAATCAAAAGcaagaaataaaaaagaacaaattCCCTTTAAACTTCAGACTGAACAGAGCTTTGTGCTCTTGTTCCAAACCATATTCTCAAACTTTCTTCAAAGCACTTCTTCCCTTTCCCCTTTACTGCTAGTAATTTCAATCGAATTGTTCTATCAACACATCTGATCATAACTGTCTCATCCTTTGGTTGTTCACCATGCTTACGGCCGTTACGCTCTCTCCAAATGCTATGGATCAGCGTTTGAAATGTATACCGGAGAAGAAAACCTTCTGTCAATGTGCCTCTAGGATTAGCTATCAGCTCCAGAATCACATTCCAGTCAGTAGTGAAAGCCTCTTTCATGATTCCACCAACCAGAGTTTCCCAGATTTTTGCAGAGAATCGACATCTGAAAAACAAATGCTGACAAATCTCCCGCTCTTCTTGACACAGCACACATACTGTATCTATTGTAGCATTCCATAGTTGCATCTTGTCATAGGTTTGCAATCTATTTCTAATGGCTACCCATGCTATGAACGTGTATTTCGGAGTGCATTGAGAAAACCACACGCCCTTGCTCCAATTACAATTTGGTTGAGACTGACGCATATACAACCAAGTCTTCTTCGTGGAAAACTGATTAGCAAATCTATCATCTTTTTGCCTCCAAAGCGGTATATCATCATCTTGACTGATATTAGCTCTCATCTTGTTAATCTCATCTTCTATCTCATTAAAAATCACCAGCCTGTTCCTTCTACTACGATGATTACTCAATACATCCGCTACTAACGCATTCTCCTTTATTCTGAGATCAATCGTTCCTCTGTCTCCCAACCGTCCTTTTAGATAACCCAAATGAGACCAAGAATCATACCAAAACGACGTGTGCTTTCCATTATTTACTTCCATCTTAAGATAGGACCTGTCAAGTTCTCTAAGCTTCAGAATCTTTCCCCACATCCAAGATCCATTTGCATTGCTTCTCATCGACCAGAAAGAACCCTTTCGTATCAGATAACAGTGTATCCACTTTACCCATAAAGAAGACCGAGCAGAAAATAACCTCCATAATAGCTTCAGACCAAGAACAACATTAATTTCCTTCAGTGGTCTGAGCTCCAATCCACCCTCCTGCTTAGGTAAACACACATCCTTCCAGCTTACTTTAGCCTTGCTCGTTTTTAAATCTGGACCAGACCATAAGAATGCTGAATACAAGCTTTCAATTTCCTTTAAGCAACTATTAGGAGTCTGAATGCTGACATCCAGAAATTCACCATACTCGTAATAACAGAACTGATTAACTGTAAGCGCCCCAATAAGACAAGAATCTGCCTGTCCAAGAACTCATTCTTTTCCTTATTTTTTCGACCAGAGGCATATAATCATTCACTGTCATTCTTCTTGGAAGTAAAGGAAGACCTAAATAACGAACCGGTAGCTCCCCTGATGCAAAAGGAAAAGCGTTTAGGATATCACCTTCTTGATTATCAGATAAGCCCGCTGTATATAATGTGGACTTCTCTAAGCTGATCCTCAAACCAGACATAGCAGCAAAATCTTCAAAGATTTTTAGAACATTCTCTATAGAGCGTTTAGTATCATCTGTGAATACAAGCAAGTCGTCTGCGAAACTCAAATGAGTGAGTGGAATGTTTTGACAACGAGGATGATAGCCAATAATCTTCTGAGAAGCTGCTTTATCCAGAAGATGAGATAAAACATCCACGCAAATAACAAACAAGTATGGCGACAAAGCACACCCCTGCCTCAGCCCTCTTTTACTCTGAAAAAAACCTGCTAGCTCTCCATTAACTTGGACAGAAAATGAAGGAGTACAGACGCAGAGCTCTATCCAATGTACAAACTGCTCCGGAATGTTTAAAGCTCTCAAAGTGTTCAGTAGAAAAGGCCAATGAACAGAATCGAAAGCCTTTGCAATATCAATTTTCAGAGCACATCTAGGTGAAACATCCTCTTTATGATAGTCTTTAACTATTTCTGTTGCTAGTAGCAAATTCTCTATTAACAGCATATCTTTAACAAAACCGGACTGATTATGAGAGATGCAGTTAGGGAGAGTACCTTTTAACCTATTAGCAATGATCTTGGATATCACTTTGTATAGGACATTGCAACATGATATTGGCCTATAATCCTTCATCTCAGTTGCATTGTCTTTCTTGGGTATCAAAGCCAATATAGTTGTATTCAAGCCTTTGGGGAGAAAACCTTTACTGAAGAAGGATTGAACTGCTATAGTAAGATCCTTTCCAATAATGCTCCACGACGCTTTAAAAAATTCCGTTGTATAACCATCTGGACCCGGAGATTTGTCATTTGGCATTCGAAATAATACATCTCTGATCTCTTCACTTGAAACTGTCTTTGTCAGCTGAGCCCTTTCTTCGTTAGAGCAACGAAAAGTTAATAGTTGTTGCATCTCCTCTACCGAAACTCCTTGTATTTCTGGCGGCTCATAAGACAGAAACTCATTGAAGaatctctctgcttcatttttGATATCTTCGTGAGATGTTGCCACACAACCAGATGGGCATTTGATCTCTCTAATCGCATTCCTTGTCTCCCTCACCTTTACTGCGTTATGGTAGACTTTATTGTTGCCATCACCCAGCTGCAACCAATGCATCTTAGACCTCTGTTTTATCACCTTCTCCTCAATACCAGAAATCCTTTGCCATCTCTCTGCTGCCAGCAACTCTTCCTTAATAGTCTCACCTGACGGCCCCATGAGCAGCCTTTCTTGTTTCTCACATAGATTGTTATAAGCTTCTGTAACCCTCTTAGTCAAATCCCCTAACTTATCCTTACTCAATCCTCGGAGGAGAGGTTTCAGACCTTTGAGAGATTTTGAAAATCGGAAAAGAGCTGAAGTTGATTGAAATAGAGGTTGAGTATCTTTCCAGTAGTCTTCAATCAACTTTAGAAATTCCGGTGTCTCTGCGACCGCATTTGTGAACTGGAAAGGCCTCCGCTTCCCCACTGCTTCTGCTTTTAGATGAAACCTTCCTCTCAAATGATCAGAACAACCCCCCGCTTCAAACATTCCATAAGATTTATCTTGTTTGTGCAGCCAAATATCATTAACCAAAAACCGATCCAATTTTTTGCAAATAAGCCCTTCCTGACGTTTGTTACACCAAGTGAACTTTGGTCCTTGACATCCAAGATCCATAAGTCTACAATACTGAACTGCACTCTCAAATTCCCGCATTCCTTCACTACTGAGCCCCGAATCCTGATAGCTAGAGTGTTCCTCACCATCAAGAATCTCATTGAAATCCCCCATAATAATCCATTGTTTCCCTCTAAACATTGCCGAATCTTGATGAGCTTTGATATCCTCCCATAGCTCTCTTCTATCTTCCTTTAAATTTTCTCCATAAACAAAAGAACAGAAGAATTCCTCATTATCCCCCTCCAATAAAATTGAGACTGTTATAATTTGATCTGACTTGAAAACTGGTGTAACCCGCACTTGTGGACTCCAAACTACCCATATCCTCCCTTTTCTACTAAATTCATAGTTGTTGATGAAAGAACAATCTTGAAAAACTGTTGAAACAATCTGCTTTGCTTTATTTTCCTTTACTCTGGTCTCTATCAAGCAACCAAACTTCAGCTCCTTTATGCGAATCCAGTTTCTCACAACTTCATGTTTTGAAAACTTGTTGAACCCCCTTACATTCCAGAAAAACCCCGTCATATGTAGGCTTTTCGAGTGACTTTTCTACCCGGATTAACAGGCACTGAACTCTCTGGGAACACCTTATGAAACGTTTTTGATGTTCTTGGCAATGAAGGTCTAATAACCTGTACCTTCTCAGCATTAGTAGACTTATGTGGAGTTACCTTTCCAGCATCACTCCTCACAATCTCACAATACGTGGGAGATTTTACCATTTCTTCTTTTTGAACTTCCTCCATGTTATTCTCAACATCCCTTATATCATTCTCTTTATTAGCTTCATTACTCTCAACCTCTTTATTTGCTTCTATTTCGCATCCTTCTTCCTCCTTATTAGTCTCGGTTACACATCTACCATCTTCTTTCTGAGCTTCTATCTCACTTATGACATCTTCATTATTCACTAATATTATACTTATGTCTTCTTCCTCCTTTTCTTCCACTTCACTTACTTCTATCACAATCTCTTTTTGCTTCTCATTTTGATCAATCAAATCCCCGTTTTCATTGACTTCATTAAGCACCTCGTATCTTGAAGGGGTCAAAAGTTTCAACTCTCCATATTTCAGAGCTCTTTTTGTAGGACTTCTACTAGTCATACCCTGCGTCGTATCCAACCACTGCTCTACTATCTGTCCCTCTTCAATCTCGTCATTTATTATCACTACTCTCTCATCATCTTCATTAACTTTGAACTTCTCAATAGTCTTCTTATCCTTCCCATTAGTTTCCAAaatcatattctttttttaGCTGGTCTGACATTCCCACACCATCTTTCTTGTTCATTACACATGATTTCTCCTCATGTCCTCATCTTTTGCAAGTATGGCACCGTAAAGGAAGCCACGGGTATATGAACTCAACCAATGAGGACTTGCCATTCTTTGTGAAGTTTATCTTCGTGGGCAATTCCTTTGACAAATCTGCATTCACAAATATCTTGGCAACTTTGAAGTTTGAGCAAGAAGCGGTTTCAGGATGCAGTTTAACTGGGAACCCAACTGCGCTCGTGATGAAAATTAAACCTTCCCATGAAAACATGTTCAAGGGCACATTCTTAAGGTGTACCTATAATGGAATAGACTTGATTTCCGGCTTCACCTTTAGCTCTTCCGGTGTCCATTTGGTGACAGCCAGTGGTATGTTACCGATATTCCACATGCCTCTTTTGAAAATCCGAGCTCTAATCATCGGATTTGTGACTCTAAATTTCATAGTTGTAGCATCCACTTCAAACACTTCTATCTTTTGGAAACTCCCCCCTTGAGACCAGATCCTGTTTACAATGGCATGAACCCTTGCAATGTATGGAGCCGTATCCAAAAACTTTCCAATCAGAAAATCCTCCCATATATGATTTACATTCTCTCTAATATCATCTGGAATCTCTACTGTCTTTTGACCCTCCTGCTCAGTAATATCAATCACATATTGTTTCAGAATTTTCTTTTCCTGCGCAACTTCTACCCATGATGAACCATTCGATGGTCCTCCTTTCTTCATTTGATCTGAGTTGATTTCAGATCGACTCTGTTTCGTTAAATCTTCCCCTACTTTCACTTGATCCATCTCAGATCTTCCCAATTTCTCGGAGACAATCTGTTTCCCAGATCCGTCTTGTTTCTCGAACTCCTTCTCAACAACCGCTGCATCATGATTCGTACACGTATTACGCGTATCCTGATCTTCCCTACCACCCCTTAGAGCGCTAGGCAAGCCCGGCGGATCTGCCGTATCCATCTCGAAATCCGTCGTCGCCAATCGCCTTTTTTCGCCTTTCACAAAACGGTGCGTTTTCctttcaaaactttttttagATAGGTTGGTCACTTCAATAGTTCCAAGACGTTccttagcttgatattgattctatagaaataaagtgtaatcattggtctctgtggattcgatcctaaaatgctacatcgacataccattcgattgtggtagtgtgcacattaggttaattgatgtgcgtatacacgtaatatcaatttggcgtcgttgccggggaccatctttttacctttatttttcggttatttatttagtctaagacatTTAACTTGCTCTATCCTTTTTGTTGCAGCTAATTTTTCAGGTGCAtaaccagtagacatactcggagaaacgcacaaggagagttagttacacttaccaaccaggagctagcaaggttTGAAAGAACAAATCATCAACAACCAAGGCAATCCgacaccactatgggtgatcaAGCCAATCAGGATGATCTTATTGCTGCAATGGCACTCatgcagcagcagatgcaacaGTTGCAACAGACCATTCAAGCGCAGGAACAAGCTGCTCAGCAGCAGCAGGAACAACAGGCGCAGACTGCTTCAATCGGGCAGAGAAACCTTCCTTGTAACATCCCTACTACTCGTTCTGCCATAGTTCCTCCACCCTGCACTAggcaggacttcgagatcaagccttctttgatcggtctagtacagagaaaggtgttctctggtctctctacaaaattccaatggagcatattgagggcttcgaaaaagtctgcagtttcactcgcgCGAATGGCGTACCACCAGACTACATCAAGTGCATGatattcccattctctcttaatggaaaagctgcacggtggttgaactctctccctaccggctctctcacttcatgggaacaggtccgaGTAGCATTCCTCAAccatttctactctaaggcgagaacaactgcattgaggaacaagatcacctccttcagacagctcactgatgagcctttctgtgacgcatgggagcgcttcaatgactatcgcagagaatgtcctcaccatggatttgatgatgactACCTCTTGGaaattttctatgatggagttgACTGGGAATTTCAGAGTGCTATGAACTCTGCCAGCAATGTagacttcatgactcagaccactgatggagcgtttgagctgattgagaacatggttGCTACCTCAGCCAATAAGAACGAGGAGAGCGATCACTCCAAGAAAGGGAACAGTTTCGACACccagaagatagatgagctgactgccaaggttgatcagctactgaaaaaTAACCAAGGGCACGTCTTCAGCATGGAGCAAGCTACGGCCGAGAAgattcagaaccagaaccagcgacaaccgcagagcaatcGGCAAGCTGTTCCAGCTGCCGAGAATagtcaaccagatgagctgaagggtctgggtatgatgatgcaacagctGTTGTAGGGTATGCAGATTCAGGGCAAGTCATTGAATCAGGTTTCTGCAGACATCAACACCAGGATGGACAACATGTTAACCTAGCTGAATACAAAGTATGATACTGTGAGCAACCACATAAAGAGGATTGATGTTCAACTTGCTCAAACAGCTGAGAGTGTTAAGAGGCAGCAAGGTATGCTTCCTGGAAAGAGTGCGATGAATCCTAGGGTTGAGCACTG
This genomic stretch from Brassica napus cultivar Da-Ae chromosome C9, Da-Ae, whole genome shotgun sequence harbors:
- the LOC106431300 gene encoding uncharacterized protein LOC106431300, with the translated sequence MRSNANGSWMWGKILKLRELDRSYLKMEVNNGKHTSFWYDSWSHLGYLKGRLGDRGTIDLRIKENALVADVLSNHRSRRNRLVIFNEIEDEINKMRANISQDDDIPLWRQKDDRFANQFSTKKTWLYMRQSQPNCNWSKGVWFSQCTPKYTFIAWVAIRNRLQTYDKMQLWNATIDTVCVLCQEEREICQHLFFRCRFSAKIWETLVGGIMKEAFTTDWNVILELIANPRGTLTEGFLLRYTFQTLIHSIWRERNGRKHGEQPKDETVMIRCVDRTIRLKLLAVKGKGKKCFEESLRIWFGTRAQSSVQSEV